The following coding sequences lie in one Desulfoplanes formicivorans genomic window:
- a CDS encoding transposase, with protein RQTKLPDHTRWAVLKGAEKKRTQNQENALLELAEQGFATAKAYRVKELLRWIRRAESRQAAKWRITHFLKHAT; from the coding sequence GCAGACAGACAAAGCTTCCAGATCACACCCGTTGGGCCGTACTCAAAGGCGCTGAGAAAAAACGCACGCAAAACCAGGAGAATGCTCTTCTTGAACTCGCTGAACAGGGCTTTGCTACAGCCAAGGCCTACCGCGTCAAAGAACTGTTACGCTGGATTCGTCGGGCCGAATCAAGGCAGGCTGCCAAGTGGCGCATTACCCATTTTCTCAAGCATGCAAC